The Brachyhypopomus gauderio isolate BG-103 chromosome 1, BGAUD_0.2, whole genome shotgun sequence genome includes a window with the following:
- the acsl1a gene encoding long-chain-fatty-acid--CoA ligase 1a isoform X2, translating to MQVQDLIRQFRVPDLVDMRQYVRSLPTNTLMGMGAFAAITTYWYATRPRALKPPCDLTMQSVEVEGTEYVRRSILLDDDKLMTHFYDDARTMYEAFLRGIRVSNDGPCLGARKPNQAYEWLSYKEVAHKAELIGSALVHRGHSSTGDKYVSIFAQNRPEWTVCELACHTYTLVAVPLYDTLGTDAIRYIIDKAQISTVICDVAERARTVLECVSSREHSVKTLVLMEPYDSELTTQAQQEGIAIISLRELEAIGKVNHKRPEPPKPEDLALICFTSGTTGNPKGAMLTHGNVIANCAAFIRITEGKLRPNRHDTLISFLPLAHMFERVVENVILVNGACIGYFQGDIRMLMDDLKTLKPTVFPVVPRLLNRMFDKIFGQANTPLKRWLLDFATRRKESELRSGVVRKDSMWDKIIFSKVQASLGGRVRLMITGAAPVSPTVLTFLRAALGCQFYEGYGQTECTAGCSMSMPGDWTAGHVGPPLPCNFVKLVDVADMNYYAANGEGEVCVKGPNVFQGYLNDPEKTAEAIDKDGWLHTGDVGKWLPNGTLQIIDRKKHIFKLAQGEYIAPEKIENVYLRSDPVAQVFVHGDSLQACLVGIVVPDPDFLPGWAKKRGLEGSYTQLCKSKEVKNAILEDIVRLGKEAGLKSFEQVRDITLHPEMFSVQNGLLTPTLKAKRTELRNHFRDQISQLYARIKM from the exons ATGCAGGTGCAGGACCTGATCCGCCAGTTCCGGGTGCCGGACCTGGTTGACATGCGGCAGTACGTGCGGTCCTTGCCCACCAACACACTGATGGGCATGGGCGCCTTCGCTGCCATCACCACCTACTGGTACGCCACCAGGCCACGGGCGCTCAAGCCCCCCTGCGACCTCACCATGCAGTccgtggaggtggag GGCACGGAGTACGTTCGCCGGTCCATCTTATTGGACGATGACAAGCTGATGACCCACTTCTACGACGATGCACGGACGATGTACGAGGCCTTTTTAAGAGGAATCAGAGTGTCCA ATGATGGGCCTTGTCTAGGAGCAAGAAAACCCAATCAGGCATACGAATGGCTGTCTTATAAAGAG gttgcaCACAAGGCTGAATTAATTGGCTCAGCATTGGTGCACAGGGGCCACAGTTCAACAGGAGACAAGTATGTCAGCATCTTCGCCCAGAACAGAcctgag tggacCGTGTGTGAGCTGGCCTGTCACACCTACACTCTGGTGGCTGTTCCGCTGTACGACACCCTGGGCACAGACGCCATCAGATACATCATAGACAAAG cCCAGATCTCCACGGTGATCTGTGACGTGGCAGAGAGGGCACGGacagtgctggagtgtgtgtcgtCACGGGAACACAGCGTTAAGACACTTGTACTGATGGAGCCGTACGACAGTGAGCTCACGACCCAAGCCCAGCAGGAAGGCATCGCAATCATTAGCCTGAGAGAGCTGgag GCCATTGGCAAAGTGAACCACAAGAGGCCCGAG CCTCCTAAGCCAGAAGACCTAGCTCTTATCTGCTTCACCAGTGGAACTActg GGAACCCCAAAGGGGCGATGCTCACACACGGGAACGTCATCGCCAACTGTGCTGCCTTCATCCGCATCACCGAG GGGAAGTTGCGGCCCAATCGTCATGACACCCTCATCTCCTTCTTGCCTCTTGCACACATGTTCGAGAGAGTGGTGGAG aacgtGATTCTGGTCAATGGTGCGTGTATAGGTTATTTTCAAGGTGATATCCGGATGCTCATGGATGATCTGAAGACACTAAAACCCACCGTGTTCCCTGTAGTCCCCAGACTGCTCAACCGCATGTTTGACAAg ATCTTCGGCCAGGCCAACACTCCGCTGAAGCGCTGGCTGCTCGACTTCGCCACCCGGAGGAAGGAGTCAGAACTGCGCAGCGGCGTGGTGAGAAAGGACAGCATGTGGGACAAGATCATCTTCAGCAAAGTGCAG GCGAGTTTGGGTGGGCGCGTCAGGCTGATGATCACTGGAGCCGCGCCCGTCTCCCCCACCGTCCTCACCTTCCTGCGCGCCGCTCTGGGTTGCCAG ttttATGAAGGCTATGGACAGACAGAGTGCACTGCAGGGTGTTCTATGTCTATGCCGGGAGACTGGACAGcag GGCATGTGGGACCTCCTCTGCCCTGTAATTTTGTGAAGCTAGTGGATGTAGCAGACATGAACTACTACGCAGCCAAtggggagggagag GTGTGTGTAAAAGGACCAAACGTGTTCCAGGGATACCTGAACGACCCAGAGAAGACGGCGGAGGCTATCGATAAGGACGGCTGGCTGCACACAGGAGATGTTGGCAAGTGGCTTCCG AACGGCACCCTGCAGATCATAGACAGGAAGAAGCACATCTTCAAACTTGCGCAGGGCGAGTACATCGCACCTGAGAAGATCGAGAACGTCTACCTGCGCAGTGACCCCGTGGCCCAGGTGTTTGTGCACGGAGACAGTCTGCAG GCGTGCCTGGTAGGCATTGTGGTGCCTGATCCAGACTTCCTCCCAGGATGGGCCAAGAAAAGAGGCCTTGAAGGTTCATACACACAGCTGTGCAAGAGCAAG GAGGTGAAGAACGCAATTCTGGAGGATATTGTGCGTCTGGGGAAAGAGGCCGGCCTGAAGTCCTTTGAGCAG GTGAGGGACATCACCCTACACCCCGAGATGTTCTCTGTGCAGAACGGTCTCCTGACACCCACCCTCAAGGCCAAACGGACGGAGCTCAGGAACCACTTCAGAGATCAGATCAGCCAGCTGTACGCCCGGATAAAGATGTGA
- the acsl1a gene encoding long-chain-fatty-acid--CoA ligase 1a isoform X1: MQVQDLIRQFRVPDLVDMRQYVRSLPTNTLMGMGAFAAITTYWYATRPRALKPPCDLTMQSVEVEGTEYVRRSILLDDDKLMTHFYDDARTMYEAFLRGIRVSNDGPCLGARKPNQAYEWLSYKEVAHKAELIGSALVHRGHSSTGDKYVSIFAQNRPEWTVCELACHTYTLVAVPLYDTLGTDAIRYIIDKAQISTVICDVAERARTVLECVSSREHSVKTLVLMEPYDSELTTQAQQEGIAIISLRELEAIGKVNHKRPEPPKPEDLALICFTSGTTGNPKGAMLTHGNVIANCAAFIRITEIHCMLNHTDIHISYLPLAHMFERVVENVILVNGACIGYFQGDIRMLMDDLKTLKPTVFPVVPRLLNRMFDKIFGQANTPLKRWLLDFATRRKESELRSGVVRKDSMWDKIIFSKVQASLGGRVRLMITGAAPVSPTVLTFLRAALGCQFYEGYGQTECTAGCSMSMPGDWTAGHVGPPLPCNFVKLVDVADMNYYAANGEGEVCVKGPNVFQGYLNDPEKTAEAIDKDGWLHTGDVGKWLPNGTLQIIDRKKHIFKLAQGEYIAPEKIENVYLRSDPVAQVFVHGDSLQACLVGIVVPDPDFLPGWAKKRGLEGSYTQLCKSKEVKNAILEDIVRLGKEAGLKSFEQVRDITLHPEMFSVQNGLLTPTLKAKRTELRNHFRDQISQLYARIKM; the protein is encoded by the exons ATGCAGGTGCAGGACCTGATCCGCCAGTTCCGGGTGCCGGACCTGGTTGACATGCGGCAGTACGTGCGGTCCTTGCCCACCAACACACTGATGGGCATGGGCGCCTTCGCTGCCATCACCACCTACTGGTACGCCACCAGGCCACGGGCGCTCAAGCCCCCCTGCGACCTCACCATGCAGTccgtggaggtggag GGCACGGAGTACGTTCGCCGGTCCATCTTATTGGACGATGACAAGCTGATGACCCACTTCTACGACGATGCACGGACGATGTACGAGGCCTTTTTAAGAGGAATCAGAGTGTCCA ATGATGGGCCTTGTCTAGGAGCAAGAAAACCCAATCAGGCATACGAATGGCTGTCTTATAAAGAG gttgcaCACAAGGCTGAATTAATTGGCTCAGCATTGGTGCACAGGGGCCACAGTTCAACAGGAGACAAGTATGTCAGCATCTTCGCCCAGAACAGAcctgag tggacCGTGTGTGAGCTGGCCTGTCACACCTACACTCTGGTGGCTGTTCCGCTGTACGACACCCTGGGCACAGACGCCATCAGATACATCATAGACAAAG cCCAGATCTCCACGGTGATCTGTGACGTGGCAGAGAGGGCACGGacagtgctggagtgtgtgtcgtCACGGGAACACAGCGTTAAGACACTTGTACTGATGGAGCCGTACGACAGTGAGCTCACGACCCAAGCCCAGCAGGAAGGCATCGCAATCATTAGCCTGAGAGAGCTGgag GCCATTGGCAAAGTGAACCACAAGAGGCCCGAG CCTCCTAAGCCAGAAGACCTAGCTCTTATCTGCTTCACCAGTGGAACTActg GGAACCCCAAAGGGGCGATGCTCACACACGGGAACGTCATCGCCAACTGTGCTGCCTTCATCCGCATCACCGAG attcACTGCATGCTCAACCACACCGACATTCACATATCTTATCTTCCCCTGGCTCACATGTTCGAGAGAGTGGTGGAG aacgtGATTCTGGTCAATGGTGCGTGTATAGGTTATTTTCAAGGTGATATCCGGATGCTCATGGATGATCTGAAGACACTAAAACCCACCGTGTTCCCTGTAGTCCCCAGACTGCTCAACCGCATGTTTGACAAg ATCTTCGGCCAGGCCAACACTCCGCTGAAGCGCTGGCTGCTCGACTTCGCCACCCGGAGGAAGGAGTCAGAACTGCGCAGCGGCGTGGTGAGAAAGGACAGCATGTGGGACAAGATCATCTTCAGCAAAGTGCAG GCGAGTTTGGGTGGGCGCGTCAGGCTGATGATCACTGGAGCCGCGCCCGTCTCCCCCACCGTCCTCACCTTCCTGCGCGCCGCTCTGGGTTGCCAG ttttATGAAGGCTATGGACAGACAGAGTGCACTGCAGGGTGTTCTATGTCTATGCCGGGAGACTGGACAGcag GGCATGTGGGACCTCCTCTGCCCTGTAATTTTGTGAAGCTAGTGGATGTAGCAGACATGAACTACTACGCAGCCAAtggggagggagag GTGTGTGTAAAAGGACCAAACGTGTTCCAGGGATACCTGAACGACCCAGAGAAGACGGCGGAGGCTATCGATAAGGACGGCTGGCTGCACACAGGAGATGTTGGCAAGTGGCTTCCG AACGGCACCCTGCAGATCATAGACAGGAAGAAGCACATCTTCAAACTTGCGCAGGGCGAGTACATCGCACCTGAGAAGATCGAGAACGTCTACCTGCGCAGTGACCCCGTGGCCCAGGTGTTTGTGCACGGAGACAGTCTGCAG GCGTGCCTGGTAGGCATTGTGGTGCCTGATCCAGACTTCCTCCCAGGATGGGCCAAGAAAAGAGGCCTTGAAGGTTCATACACACAGCTGTGCAAGAGCAAG GAGGTGAAGAACGCAATTCTGGAGGATATTGTGCGTCTGGGGAAAGAGGCCGGCCTGAAGTCCTTTGAGCAG GTGAGGGACATCACCCTACACCCCGAGATGTTCTCTGTGCAGAACGGTCTCCTGACACCCACCCTCAAGGCCAAACGGACGGAGCTCAGGAACCACTTCAGAGATCAGATCAGCCAGCTGTACGCCCGGATAAAGATGTGA